Proteins encoded together in one Janthinobacterium tructae window:
- the nirD gene encoding nitrite reductase small subunit NirD: protein MNELSGASADNWVAICPLSDIVPDTGVCALLNGRHVAVFRIGDAAPRVYAIDNVDPNAGASVLSRGLVGSIGERVVVASPIYKQHFDLASGECLEAPEHSVAAWPARVFGGMVWVAI, encoded by the coding sequence ATGAATGAACTGTCCGGCGCCAGCGCCGACAACTGGGTGGCCATCTGCCCCTTGAGCGACATCGTGCCCGACACGGGCGTGTGCGCATTGTTGAACGGGCGCCACGTGGCCGTGTTCCGCATCGGCGATGCCGCGCCGCGCGTGTACGCGATCGACAATGTCGACCCGAACGCGGGCGCTTCCGTGCTCTCGCGGGGCCTGGTGGGCAGCATCGGCGAGCGCGTCGTCGTCGCCTCGCCCATCTACAAGCAGCATTTCGACCTGGCCAGCGGCGAGTGCCTGGAAGCGCCCGAGCATTCGGTCGCCGCCTGGCCCGCGCGCGTGTTCGGCGGCATGGTGTGGGTGGCCATATGA
- a CDS encoding CehA/McbA family metallohydrolase gives MVKILRRWRPPWLACACAGVLLITWSNTAAAQEPKEHSELDATVVAPFRAAAAARTTQARTFIVRLAYPDEARTHAVRWSLILSGPGPQGAVLRRWSGTQQVGVGGKSVNLPWDGRADADARERRMLAPDGLYQLRLLAVADAGTPQEAQVEQQWHIQVQRGASTAPKVPAFQAGLQQLSRLDGQLDYRIVYANLHSQTRHSDGGAALDACRGAQEPQTAPYGPIDAYVYAQQHGLDALLTSEHNHMYDGSDGTNPAATPAEAKALYQTGLAEAAAYTAAHPGFLALYGMEWGVINKGGHLNIFNSEQLLGWERNAGGELLADLETPKGDYAGLYALMRERGWLGQFNHPAQTGQFLVNGQPLGYTQDGDAAMVLCEVMNTSAFSTNDAETETRRSNYEAACNRVLAAGYHVAFSSNQDNHCANWGASYGNRTAVLVANPAAGMPVTRDSFIDALRARRVFATMDKHAQLLFTANGKLMGENFENRGPLHLATHFSNSAGRQAAAIAILHGVPGGNGSVTAISDQAETTLTPAPGPHFYYARLTQDDGNIVWSAPVWVDQLP, from the coding sequence ATGGTCAAGATACTGCGCCGCTGGCGGCCACCGTGGCTCGCTTGCGCGTGCGCTGGCGTACTGCTCATTACGTGGAGCAACACCGCCGCCGCGCAAGAACCGAAGGAACACAGCGAACTCGATGCCACTGTCGTTGCGCCCTTCCGCGCCGCAGCCGCTGCGCGGACAACGCAGGCGCGCACCTTTATTGTTCGCCTCGCCTATCCCGACGAGGCCCGCACCCATGCGGTGCGCTGGAGCTTGATCTTGTCCGGCCCCGGCCCGCAAGGTGCCGTGCTGCGGCGCTGGTCGGGCACGCAACAGGTGGGCGTCGGTGGCAAGAGCGTGAACTTGCCCTGGGATGGCCGCGCCGACGCCGATGCGCGCGAACGGCGCATGCTGGCGCCCGATGGCTTGTACCAGCTGCGCCTGCTGGCCGTGGCGGACGCCGGCACGCCGCAAGAGGCGCAGGTGGAACAGCAATGGCACATCCAGGTGCAGCGGGGCGCCAGCACGGCGCCCAAGGTACCCGCCTTCCAGGCCGGCCTGCAACAGCTGTCCCGCCTGGATGGGCAGCTGGACTACCGCATCGTCTACGCCAACCTGCACAGCCAGACGCGCCACAGCGACGGCGGCGCAGCGCTCGATGCCTGCCGTGGCGCACAGGAGCCGCAAACGGCGCCCTACGGCCCCATCGACGCGTATGTCTACGCGCAGCAACACGGGCTGGACGCGCTGCTGACATCCGAGCACAACCATATGTACGACGGTTCGGACGGAACAAACCCCGCAGCCACTCCTGCCGAAGCCAAGGCCCTGTACCAGACGGGCCTGGCCGAAGCGGCCGCGTATACGGCCGCCCATCCCGGTTTCCTGGCCCTGTACGGCATGGAATGGGGCGTCATCAACAAGGGCGGCCATTTAAATATCTTCAATAGCGAGCAGTTGCTGGGATGGGAAAGAAATGCCGGCGGCGAACTGCTGGCCGACCTGGAAACGCCGAAGGGTGATTATGCGGGCCTGTACGCACTAATGCGCGAACGGGGCTGGCTGGGCCAGTTCAACCACCCGGCGCAAACGGGCCAGTTTCTCGTCAACGGCCAGCCGCTCGGCTACACACAAGATGGTGACGCGGCCATGGTGCTGTGCGAAGTGATGAACACCTCCGCCTTTTCCACCAACGACGCGGAAACGGAGACGCGGCGCAGCAATTACGAGGCGGCTTGCAACCGGGTCCTGGCCGCCGGCTACCACGTGGCCTTCAGCAGCAACCAGGACAACCACTGCGCCAACTGGGGCGCGTCCTACGGCAACCGCACGGCCGTGCTGGTGGCCAACCCGGCTGCCGGCATGCCCGTGACACGCGACAGCTTCATCGACGCGTTGCGCGCGCGCCGCGTCTTTGCCACCATGGACAAGCATGCGCAACTGCTGTTTACGGCGAATGGCAAGCTGATGGGCGAAAACTTCGAGAACCGGGGACCGCTGCACCTGGCCACCCATTTCAGCAACAGCGCGGGACGGCAAGCGGCGGCCATCGCCATCTTGCACGGTGTGCCGGGCGGCAACGGCTCCGTCACCGCCATATCGGATCAGGCCGAGACCACCCTCACGCCCGCGCCCGGCCCCCATTTCTATTACGCGCGCCTGACGCAGGATGATGGCAATATCGTCTGGTCGGCACCCGTGTGGGTCGATCAGTTGCCGTGA
- a CDS encoding MFS transporter: protein MASQKATRIALFSLATPPMRAFHLTWMAFFVCFFAWFACAPLMPVIKGEFGLSLAQVANINIAAVAITILVRLIVGPLCDRYGPRKTYTGLLLLGAIPVLGVAASQSYESFLFFRLGIGAVGASFVITQYHTSVMFAPRVVGTANAAAAGWGNAGGGAAQALMPLLLGAVLMLGVSESLGWRIALLVPGVLMLVMAVLYWRYTQDCPEGNYSDLRAAGTAIEGGKGGGKSGGWASFKAASSNYRVWLLFVTYGACFGIEIFIHNIAAVYYVDHFGLSLKSAGLAAGSFGLLALFARALGGWMSDKLALRGNLNSRVTLLFMLMIGEGVGLLWFAKVDSVTYAVIAMLVFGLFTHMACGATYALVPFIDSRALGGVAGIIGAGGNVGAVAAGFLMKGTGDIRQTLIILSALVVISALCAIAARFTGLAAEPNMAAA from the coding sequence ATGGCCAGCCAAAAAGCAACGCGCATCGCGCTCTTCTCCCTCGCCACGCCGCCCATGCGGGCATTCCACCTGACGTGGATGGCATTTTTCGTGTGTTTCTTCGCCTGGTTCGCCTGTGCACCGCTGATGCCGGTCATCAAGGGCGAGTTTGGTCTTTCCTTGGCGCAAGTGGCGAATATCAATATCGCGGCCGTCGCCATCACCATCCTCGTGCGCCTGATCGTCGGCCCCTTGTGCGACCGCTACGGCCCACGCAAGACGTACACGGGCTTGCTGCTGCTGGGCGCCATTCCCGTGCTGGGCGTGGCCGCCTCGCAAAGCTATGAAAGCTTTCTGTTCTTTCGCCTGGGCATCGGCGCCGTCGGCGCCAGCTTTGTCATCACGCAATATCACACCTCCGTGATGTTCGCGCCCCGCGTGGTGGGCACGGCGAATGCCGCCGCCGCCGGCTGGGGCAATGCGGGCGGCGGTGCGGCACAGGCGCTGATGCCGCTGTTGCTCGGTGCCGTGCTGATGCTGGGTGTGTCCGAATCGCTGGGCTGGCGCATCGCCCTGCTGGTGCCGGGCGTGCTGATGCTGGTGATGGCCGTGCTGTACTGGCGCTATACGCAGGATTGCCCTGAAGGCAATTACTCGGACTTGCGCGCCGCCGGCACCGCCATCGAAGGCGGCAAAGGTGGTGGCAAAAGCGGTGGCTGGGCCAGCTTCAAGGCAGCCAGTTCCAACTACCGCGTGTGGCTGCTGTTCGTCACCTACGGCGCCTGCTTCGGCATCGAGATTTTCATCCACAACATCGCCGCCGTGTATTACGTCGACCATTTCGGCCTGTCGCTGAAATCGGCGGGTCTGGCCGCCGGCAGCTTCGGCTTGCTGGCCCTGTTTGCCCGCGCCCTGGGCGGCTGGATGTCCGACAAGCTGGCCCTGCGCGGCAACCTGAACAGCCGCGTGACCCTGCTGTTCATGCTGATGATAGGCGAAGGCGTGGGCTTGCTGTGGTTTGCCAAAGTCGACAGCGTCACGTATGCCGTCATCGCCATGCTGGTCTTCGGCCTGTTCACCCACATGGCTTGCGGCGCCACCTATGCGCTGGTGCCCTTCATCGACAGCCGCGCGCTCGGCGGCGTGGCCGGCATCATCGGCGCGGGCGGCAACGTGGGCGCCGTCGCGGCCGGTTTCCTGATGAAGGGCACGGGCGACATCCGCCAGACCCTGATCATCTTGAGCGCGCTGGTGGTGATCTCAGCCCTGTGCGCCATCGCCGCCCGTTTCACGGGTCTGGCGGCCGAACCGAACATGGCCGCGGCCTGA
- a CDS encoding NAD(P)/FAD-dependent oxidoreductase, translating to MNTAARPSLVVVGNGMAGMRTVEELLKLAPDLYDITVFGAEPHGNYNRILLSPVLAGEKTVDDIMLHTRHWYAQNGITLHAGDPVVRIDRQARTVQSLSGITVAYDRLLLATGSTPFIVPVPGHALPGVIGFRDISDVDTMLQAARTHRHAVVIGGGLLGLEAANGLQRQGMDVTVVHMSGALMNQQLDAPASMLLKSALEARGLRFLMQAQTAEILGTDRVQAVRFADGTSIPADLVVMTAGVRPNIALAQAAGLHCERAIVVDDCLQSYDPRVYAVGECVQHRRATFGLVAPIWEQARVCGAHLAGAGHRRYVQQASATKLKVTGIDLYSAGDIIGGEGSEDLVLRDPRRGVYKRLVVQGSRLVGAVLYGEVQDGPWYFDLIQQRRDISQLRSHLLFGQALCGQAA from the coding sequence ATGAACACCGCCGCACGGCCGTCTTTAGTCGTGGTCGGCAACGGCATGGCCGGCATGCGCACGGTCGAGGAGTTGCTGAAACTGGCCCCCGACCTGTACGACATCACCGTGTTCGGTGCCGAACCGCATGGCAATTACAACCGCATTTTGCTGTCTCCCGTGCTGGCCGGCGAAAAGACGGTGGACGACATCATGCTGCACACGCGCCACTGGTATGCGCAAAACGGCATCACCCTGCACGCGGGAGACCCCGTGGTGCGCATCGACCGCCAGGCGCGCACCGTGCAATCACTGTCCGGCATCACGGTAGCCTACGACCGCTTGCTGCTGGCCACCGGTTCCACGCCGTTCATCGTGCCCGTGCCGGGCCACGCGCTGCCCGGCGTGATCGGTTTTCGCGACATCAGCGACGTCGACACCATGCTGCAGGCGGCGCGCACGCACCGCCACGCGGTGGTCATCGGCGGTGGCTTGCTGGGGCTGGAAGCGGCCAATGGCTTGCAGCGCCAGGGCATGGACGTGACGGTGGTGCACATGAGCGGCGCCCTGATGAACCAGCAGCTGGACGCACCCGCATCGATGCTGCTGAAATCGGCGCTGGAAGCGCGCGGCCTGCGGTTTTTGATGCAGGCGCAAACGGCGGAAATCCTCGGTACCGACCGGGTGCAGGCAGTTCGCTTTGCCGATGGTACGTCGATCCCGGCCGACCTGGTGGTGATGACGGCCGGCGTGCGCCCCAACATCGCGCTGGCGCAGGCGGCCGGCCTGCACTGCGAGCGGGCCATCGTCGTCGACGACTGCCTGCAAAGCTATGACCCGCGCGTGTACGCGGTGGGCGAATGCGTGCAGCACCGCCGCGCCACCTTCGGCCTGGTGGCGCCCATCTGGGAGCAGGCGCGCGTGTGCGGCGCGCACCTGGCCGGTGCGGGACACCGGCGCTACGTGCAGCAGGCCAGCGCCACCAAATTGAAAGTGACGGGCATCGACCTGTATTCGGCCGGCGACATCATCGGCGGCGAGGGCAGCGAAGACCTGGTGCTGCGCGATCCGCGCCGCGGTGTCTACAAGCGCCTGGTGGTGCAGGGCAGCCGCCTGGTGGGTGCCGTGCTGTATGGCGAGGTGCAGGACGGTCCCTGGTATTTCGACCTGATCCAGCAGCGCCGCGACATCAGCCAGCTGCGTTCCCATTTATTGTTTGGCCAGGCCCTGTGCGGCCAGGCCGCCTGA
- the nirB gene encoding nitrite reductase large subunit NirB, translated as MNHPVKIVVLGHGMVGHKFLERLALENAPHLCVTVLCEEPRPAYDRVHLSEFFNGKSAEDLSLVAPGFFDKGNVVLKLNARAVSIDRVAKTVTVSTGEVLAYDKLVFATGSTPFVPPLPGKERDGCFVYRTIEDLEAMLAWGAKSTTGVVIGGGLLGLECAKALRDLKLDTHVVEFAPRLMAVQVDEGGARVLRRKIEELGVTVHTQKNTLAIVDGESATHRMQFADGSHLEADMIVFSAGIRPRDELARACGLDVGPRGGIAIDDRCVTSDPDIYAIGECALWGGLVFGLVAPGYEMARIAARHVLQEEEGEAGEASFKGADMSTKLKLMGVDVASLGDPHGNAPGSRSYQFMDERKQIYKKIVVSDCGKYLLGGVMVGDASEYGTLLQMMLNKIELPASPEFLILPQADGQQKVGLGVDALPDAAQICSCNDVSKGALCAAVADGATTIGALKSCTKAGTACGGCVPLVTQIMKAEMQKQGLAVNNHLCEHFAYSRQELHHLVRVGKLRSFGELLGAHGQGLGCDVCKPVAANILASCWNDFVLSPVHASLQDSNDYFLGNIQKDGTYSVVPRMPGGEVTADGLIAVGTVAKKYGLYTKITGGQRVDLFGARVDQLPAIWEELIAAGFESGHAYGKSLRTVKSCVGSTWCRYGVADSVGFAIQLENRYKGLRTPHKIKFGVSGCTRECAEAQGKDIGLIATEKGWNLYVCGNGGMKPRHAELLASDLDEATLVRYVDRFLMFYVRTADRLQRTSVWRDNLEGGLDYLKAVVVADRLGIAHELEADMQHVVDTYACEWKAAVTDPAVRQRFRHFVNSEKNDENVVFVEERGQIRPATPIERRSSVIPILAVEA; from the coding sequence ATGAACCACCCCGTGAAGATCGTCGTCCTCGGCCATGGCATGGTCGGACACAAATTCCTCGAACGCCTGGCCCTGGAAAACGCGCCGCACTTGTGCGTGACGGTCTTGTGCGAAGAGCCGCGCCCCGCCTATGACAGGGTGCACCTGTCCGAATTTTTTAATGGAAAATCGGCCGAGGACCTCTCCTTGGTGGCACCCGGTTTCTTCGACAAGGGCAACGTCGTGCTGAAGCTCAATGCGCGGGCCGTGTCCATCGACCGCGTGGCGAAAACCGTCACCGTCAGCACGGGCGAAGTGCTGGCCTACGACAAGCTGGTGTTCGCCACCGGTTCCACGCCGTTCGTGCCGCCGCTGCCGGGCAAGGAGCGCGATGGCTGTTTCGTCTACCGCACCATCGAAGACCTGGAAGCCATGCTGGCCTGGGGCGCCAAGTCCACCACTGGCGTGGTGATCGGCGGCGGACTGCTGGGCCTCGAATGCGCGAAGGCCTTGCGCGATTTGAAGCTCGACACCCACGTGGTGGAATTTGCGCCGCGCCTGATGGCCGTGCAAGTCGATGAAGGGGGCGCGCGCGTCCTGCGCCGCAAGATCGAGGAACTGGGCGTGACCGTACACACGCAAAAGAACACGCTGGCCATTGTCGACGGCGAATCGGCCACGCACCGCATGCAGTTTGCCGACGGCAGCCACCTGGAAGCGGACATGATCGTCTTCTCGGCCGGTATCCGTCCGCGCGACGAACTGGCGCGCGCCTGCGGCCTGGATGTGGGGCCGCGCGGCGGCATCGCCATCGACGACCGCTGCGTCACCTCCGACCCCGATATTTATGCGATCGGCGAATGCGCGCTGTGGGGCGGCCTGGTGTTCGGCCTGGTGGCGCCCGGCTACGAAATGGCGCGCATCGCGGCGCGCCATGTGCTGCAGGAAGAGGAAGGAGAAGCGGGCGAAGCGTCGTTCAAGGGCGCCGACATGAGCACCAAGCTCAAGTTGATGGGCGTGGACGTGGCCAGCCTGGGCGACCCGCACGGCAATGCGCCGGGCAGCCGCTCCTACCAGTTCATGGACGAGCGCAAGCAGATCTACAAGAAGATCGTGGTCTCCGATTGCGGCAAATACCTGCTGGGCGGCGTGATGGTGGGCGACGCCAGCGAATACGGCACGCTCTTGCAGATGATGCTCAATAAAATCGAGCTGCCTGCATCCCCCGAATTCCTGATCCTGCCGCAGGCCGACGGCCAGCAAAAGGTGGGCCTGGGCGTGGACGCCTTGCCCGATGCGGCGCAAATCTGCTCCTGCAACGACGTCTCGAAAGGCGCGCTGTGCGCCGCCGTTGCCGACGGCGCCACTACCATCGGCGCATTAAAATCCTGCACGAAAGCCGGCACGGCCTGCGGCGGCTGCGTGCCGCTGGTGACGCAGATCATGAAGGCGGAAATGCAGAAGCAGGGCCTGGCCGTCAACAATCACTTGTGCGAGCATTTTGCCTACTCGCGCCAGGAATTGCACCACCTGGTCCGCGTGGGCAAGCTTCGCAGCTTCGGAGAACTCCTGGGCGCGCATGGCCAGGGCCTGGGCTGCGATGTGTGCAAGCCCGTGGCGGCGAATATCCTGGCCTCGTGCTGGAACGATTTCGTGCTGTCGCCCGTGCACGCCAGCCTGCAGGACAGTAACGATTATTTCCTCGGTAATATCCAGAAGGATGGCACGTACTCCGTGGTGCCGCGCATGCCGGGCGGCGAAGTGACGGCCGACGGCCTGATCGCCGTCGGTACGGTGGCAAAAAAATACGGGCTATATACCAAGATCACGGGCGGCCAGCGGGTCGACCTGTTCGGCGCGCGCGTGGACCAGTTGCCGGCCATCTGGGAAGAGCTGATCGCGGCAGGCTTCGAATCGGGCCACGCCTACGGCAAATCCTTGCGCACGGTGAAATCATGCGTCGGTTCCACCTGGTGCCGCTACGGCGTGGCTGACAGCGTGGGCTTTGCGATTCAGCTGGAAAACCGCTACAAGGGCTTGCGCACGCCGCACAAGATCAAGTTCGGCGTCTCCGGCTGCACGCGCGAATGCGCCGAGGCGCAGGGCAAGGATATCGGCCTGATCGCCACGGAGAAGGGCTGGAACCTGTACGTGTGCGGCAATGGCGGCATGAAGCCGCGCCACGCGGAACTGCTGGCGTCGGACCTCGATGAAGCCACCCTGGTGCGCTATGTCGACCGCTTCCTGATGTTTTACGTGCGCACGGCCGACCGCCTGCAGCGCACCAGCGTGTGGCGCGACAACCTCGAAGGGGGGCTCGATTACCTGAAAGCCGTCGTCGTGGCCGACCGCCTGGGCATCGCCCACGAGCTGGAAGCAGACATGCAGCACGTGGTCGACACCTACGCCTGCGAATGGAAAGCGGCCGTCACCGACCCCGCCGTGCGCCAGCGTTTCCGCCATTTCGTCAACAGCGAGAAGAACGATGAAAACGTGGTGTTCGTCGAAGAGCGGGGCCAGATCCGGCCCGCCACGCCGATTGAACGCCGCAGCAGCGTGATCCCCATCCTTGCCGTGGAGGCTTGA
- a CDS encoding nitrate reductase, with translation MTSCTPVKTTCPYCGVGCGVEATRLPDGAIRIAGDAAHPANLGRLCVKGSALGDTLDLDNRLLQPQVRVDGVLQRASWDVALDKVAGGLRAIIAEHGPDAVALYVSGQLLTEDYYVANKFMKGYVGSANIDTNSRLCMSSAVAGHKRAFGEDIVPGCYEDLELADMVVLVGSNTAWCHPILFQRIARIRETRPEMKLVVIDPRRTATCELADVHLPVKPGTDVWLFNGLLCHLAREGVIDDAFVTQHSAGLDAALAAAHVDCSDPVQVAKICKVDPQALLAFYRAFAATRKVVTAFSQGVNQSSSGTDKVNSIINCHLATGRIGQPGMGPFSLTGQPNAMGGREVGGLANMLAAHLELDNPLHRDTVQTFWDSPRMAHKPGLKAVELFHAIEAGKVKAVWIIATNPLVSMPDADQVRRALAKCELVVVSDISAGSDTNAHADVLLPALGWGEKDGTVTNSERRISRQRAFLPAPGAARADWQVLCEVATRMGYAGFDFTSPQAIFDEHARLSTFRNAAETARLFNLAGLDKLDAAQYDALAPQQWPQGRVRLFGDGRFAHADGRARFVPTPPRAPRNAPDAEYPLILNTGRVRDQWHTMTRTGKAAKLSGHVAEAFIDLHPQDALLYSVREGELARISSAWGAMVARVVHGGGIARGQVFVPIHWSDANASDARVGAVVNPVVDPVSGEPEFKHTPVRIEQFRVHWHAFVLSRTPLNLDGVAHWTRIQGEQFLRYELAGRQRIEDLGAWARALLGVTDDKADWLDYADASAGVYRAVHLDEGRIAQCVYVSPRPDLPSRSWLAGLFAHAQMDAADRAGVLLGQPIGKGVDAGPTVCSCFGVGRNTICAAIVEQKLTTTAQVTACVKAGGNCGSCVPEIRQLLLEARSAA, from the coding sequence ATGACAAGCTGCACGCCCGTAAAAACCACTTGCCCGTACTGCGGCGTCGGCTGCGGCGTGGAAGCGACACGCCTGCCCGATGGCGCCATCCGCATCGCCGGCGACGCCGCGCACCCCGCCAACCTGGGGCGCCTGTGCGTGAAAGGCTCGGCGCTGGGCGATACCCTGGATCTGGACAACCGTTTGCTGCAGCCGCAGGTGCGCGTCGATGGCGTCTTGCAGCGGGCCTCCTGGGACGTGGCGCTGGACAAAGTGGCTGGCGGCTTGCGCGCCATCATAGCTGAACACGGCCCCGACGCCGTGGCCCTGTATGTCTCGGGCCAGCTGCTGACGGAAGATTATTACGTGGCCAACAAGTTCATGAAAGGCTATGTGGGCAGCGCGAATATCGACACCAATTCGCGCCTGTGCATGTCGTCGGCCGTGGCCGGACACAAGCGCGCGTTCGGCGAAGATATCGTGCCGGGCTGCTATGAAGACCTGGAGCTGGCCGACATGGTGGTGCTGGTGGGGTCGAACACGGCCTGGTGCCACCCGATCCTGTTCCAGCGCATCGCCCGCATCCGCGAAACCCGGCCGGAGATGAAACTGGTGGTGATCGACCCGCGCCGCACGGCCACCTGCGAGCTGGCCGATGTCCATTTGCCCGTGAAGCCGGGTACCGACGTGTGGCTGTTCAACGGCTTGCTGTGTCATCTGGCGAGGGAAGGCGTGATCGACGATGCATTCGTCACGCAGCACAGTGCGGGACTCGACGCAGCGCTGGCCGCGGCGCATGTCGACTGTTCAGATCCTGTGCAGGTGGCGAAAATCTGCAAGGTCGACCCGCAAGCCTTGCTGGCGTTTTACCGGGCGTTTGCCGCCACGCGCAAGGTCGTCACGGCGTTTTCGCAGGGCGTGAACCAGTCATCGAGTGGCACGGACAAGGTCAACAGCATCATCAACTGCCATCTGGCGACGGGACGCATCGGCCAGCCCGGCATGGGGCCGTTTTCGCTGACGGGTCAGCCGAACGCCATGGGCGGGCGTGAAGTGGGGGGGCTAGCCAATATGCTGGCGGCGCACCTGGAACTGGATAATCCGCTGCACCGCGACACCGTGCAGACGTTCTGGGACTCGCCCCGCATGGCGCACAAGCCTGGTCTGAAAGCCGTTGAACTGTTCCACGCGATCGAAGCGGGCAAGGTGAAAGCCGTGTGGATCATCGCCACCAATCCGCTGGTCAGCATGCCGGACGCCGACCAGGTGCGCCGCGCGCTGGCCAAGTGCGAACTGGTGGTGGTGTCGGACATCAGCGCCGGGTCGGACACGAATGCGCATGCCGACGTGCTGCTGCCAGCGCTGGGCTGGGGCGAGAAGGATGGCACCGTGACCAATTCCGAGCGGCGCATCTCGCGCCAGCGCGCTTTCTTGCCGGCGCCCGGCGCGGCGCGCGCCGACTGGCAGGTGCTGTGCGAGGTGGCCACGCGCATGGGCTATGCGGGCTTCGATTTCACCTCGCCGCAGGCCATCTTCGACGAGCACGCGCGCCTGTCCACCTTCCGCAACGCGGCAGAAACGGCGCGCCTGTTCAACCTGGCGGGCCTGGACAAGCTGGATGCGGCGCAATACGACGCCCTGGCGCCGCAGCAGTGGCCGCAGGGCAGGGTACGGCTGTTCGGCGACGGCCGCTTCGCGCATGCGGACGGGCGCGCGCGCTTCGTGCCTACGCCGCCGCGCGCACCGCGCAATGCGCCCGACGCAGAGTATCCGCTGATCCTCAATACGGGCCGGGTGCGCGACCAGTGGCATACGATGACGCGCACGGGCAAGGCGGCCAAACTGTCGGGGCATGTCGCCGAGGCGTTCATCGACCTCCACCCGCAGGACGCGCTGCTGTACAGCGTGCGCGAGGGAGAACTGGCGCGCATCTCCAGCGCCTGGGGCGCGATGGTGGCGCGCGTCGTGCATGGCGGCGGCATCGCGCGCGGCCAGGTCTTCGTGCCGATCCACTGGAGCGACGCGAATGCCTCCGATGCGCGCGTGGGCGCCGTCGTCAACCCGGTCGTCGATCCCGTCTCGGGCGAGCCCGAATTCAAGCACACGCCTGTGCGCATCGAGCAGTTCCGCGTGCACTGGCATGCTTTCGTGTTGAGCCGCACGCCCTTGAACCTGGACGGCGTCGCGCACTGGACGCGCATCCAGGGCGAGCAATTCCTGCGCTATGAACTGGCGGGCCGCCAGCGCATCGAGGACCTGGGTGCTTGGGCGCGCGCGCTGCTCGGCGTCACGGACGACAAGGCCGACTGGCTCGATTATGCAGACGCCAGCGCCGGCGTGTACCGCGCCGTGCACCTGGACGAAGGGCGCATCGCGCAATGCGTGTATGTCTCGCCCCGTCCCGACCTGCCGTCGCGCAGCTGGTTGGCGGGCCTGTTTGCACACGCGCAAATGGATGCGGCGGACCGCGCCGGCGTGCTGCTGGGCCAGCCCATCGGCAAGGGCGTCGACGCCGGTCCCACCGTGTGCTCGTGCTTTGGCGTGGGCCGCAACACCATTTGCGCCGCCATCGTGGAGCAAAAGCTGACGACGACGGCGCAGGTGACGGCCTGCGTCAAGGCGGGCGGCAATTGCGGTTCCTGCGTGCCCGAGATACGACAGTTGCTGCTTGAGGCGCGCAGCGCGGCCTGA